A stretch of the Sphingosinithalassobacter tenebrarum genome encodes the following:
- a CDS encoding DUF7940 domain-containing protein: MLQAFWGRVRACLVDDWRQAWRWWSIRLGAASGLSFLLSTAEPLLSAWSLLPPESRGLLPETFRWIALALAGFAFVARILKQKEKDDV; this comes from the coding sequence ATGCTCCAAGCATTTTGGGGCCGCGTTCGCGCGTGCCTTGTCGACGACTGGCGTCAGGCATGGCGATGGTGGTCGATCCGTCTGGGCGCGGCAAGCGGTCTGTCGTTCCTGCTTTCGACGGCGGAGCCATTGCTTTCCGCGTGGAGCCTGTTGCCGCCGGAAAGCCGCGGCCTTTTGCCCGAGACGTTCCGGTGGATCGCTCTCGCGCTCGCCGGGTTCGCTTTCGTTGCCCGCATCCTCAAGCAGAAGGAAAAGGATGATGTCTGA
- a CDS encoding glycoside hydrolase family 108 protein: protein MMSDSEPTDGSRRRTGGAAIVTAAAAAIIAALFHVEGGYVDHPDDPGGATNHGITERVARDHGYDGPMAALPKETAQEIYFDDYIAAPGFDRLLEISVPVAEEAIDSGVNAGPAMPSRWFQIALNSLNRQERDFRDIRVDGRIGPASLAAYAALERVRGKATACRLVGRLMDAQQAGHYLSLASGNSRFESFMPGWIDARIGNVDFERCYR from the coding sequence ATGATGTCTGATTCCGAGCCAACCGATGGATCGCGCCGGCGCACCGGCGGCGCCGCCATCGTGACAGCAGCCGCCGCGGCGATCATCGCGGCGCTCTTTCACGTTGAAGGAGGATATGTCGATCACCCCGACGATCCGGGCGGAGCAACGAACCACGGCATAACCGAACGGGTCGCGCGCGACCACGGATATGACGGACCTATGGCGGCGCTGCCGAAGGAAACCGCACAGGAAATCTATTTCGACGACTATATCGCCGCGCCGGGTTTCGATCGACTGCTCGAGATTTCTGTTCCCGTCGCCGAGGAAGCGATCGACAGCGGCGTGAATGCCGGACCCGCGATGCCGTCGCGATGGTTCCAAATCGCACTGAACAGCCTGAACCGGCAGGAACGCGATTTTCGCGACATTCGCGTGGACGGCCGTATCGGCCCGGCAAGCCTGGCGGCATATGCGGCGCTCGAGCGCGTGCGAGGCAAGGCAACCGCATGTCGACTGGTCGGGCGGCTGATGGACGCCCAACAGGCGGGCCATTATCTTTCGCTCGCTTCGGGCAACAGCCGGTTCGAGAGCTTCATGCCGGGCTGGATCGACGCACGAATCGGCAATGTTGATTTCGAACGGTGCTACCGATGA
- a CDS encoding YybH family protein, with amino-acid sequence MRRMLTMMLMALAWCAVPAKAQEAPRAAIEAAMDDSAAGWNVGDIDRFLAIYADDPATSFIGADITRGVAPIRARYLERYPDRFSGEARGGGQQLSFTFEDFRMLGPDHALLIARWHLSAAGDSEAMDGMTTLVFHRTDAGWKIIADHSS; translated from the coding sequence ATGCGACGGATGCTGACGATGATGCTCATGGCGCTGGCATGGTGCGCCGTGCCCGCAAAGGCACAGGAGGCGCCGCGCGCCGCGATCGAGGCGGCGATGGACGATTCCGCGGCGGGCTGGAATGTCGGCGATATCGATCGCTTCCTCGCAATCTACGCCGACGATCCGGCGACGAGCTTCATCGGCGCGGACATCACGCGCGGCGTCGCGCCGATCCGCGCACGCTATCTGGAGCGTTATCCCGATCGCTTTTCGGGTGAGGCGCGTGGCGGCGGACAGCAGCTTTCCTTCACTTTCGAGGATTTCCGAATGCTCGGCCCCGATCACGCGCTGCTGATCGCGCGCTGGCATTTGAGCGCGGCGGGCGATAGTGAGGCGATGGACGGGATGACCACGCTCGTCTTCCATCGCACCGACGCAGGGTGGAAGATCATCGCCGATCACAGCAGCTGA
- a CDS encoding tyrosine-type recombinase/integrase, whose protein sequence is MLTTAAVKAARPRSRAYKIYDERGLYLYVAPTGLKSFRLRYRFDDREKLMTIGSWPDIALEQARDLADAARRLVEHGANPMVQARRSAAARTFEAAAREWHAHQLPRWSERHADDVITSLERDVFPEIGSRSLASIDAPAVLKVLRRVEARGHLETARRLRQRISAVFALAISEGAASADPAAIVGRAMHAPEARGRQPALLNLDQCRALLVDCDRAGGSFDIKAASRFLALTAVRLGALRGARWDEFEGLDGADALWRVPAARMKLRRANKADSQFDHIVPLAPAAVAILNDLPGDRKGLVFRGRSGRIGEGAIGALYARAGYRGRHVPHGWRASFSTILNERFPKDRDAIDLSLAHAPSNKVEAAYNRSVQIARRRRLFDAWASMLLDGAT, encoded by the coding sequence ATGCTCACCACCGCCGCGGTAAAGGCCGCGCGGCCGCGTTCGCGTGCCTACAAGATCTATGACGAGCGCGGGCTCTATCTCTATGTTGCGCCGACCGGTCTCAAATCCTTTCGGCTTCGCTACCGATTCGACGATCGCGAAAAGCTGATGACGATCGGCAGCTGGCCGGATATCGCGCTCGAGCAAGCGCGCGATCTGGCCGACGCGGCACGGCGCCTGGTCGAACATGGGGCGAACCCCATGGTGCAGGCTCGCCGATCGGCGGCCGCGCGGACGTTCGAAGCGGCCGCGCGCGAATGGCATGCGCATCAGCTGCCGCGGTGGAGCGAGCGGCATGCCGATGATGTGATCACCAGCCTCGAGCGCGACGTGTTTCCCGAAATCGGCAGCCGCTCGCTCGCGTCGATCGACGCGCCGGCGGTGCTCAAGGTGCTACGCCGTGTCGAAGCCCGCGGCCATCTGGAGACGGCGCGTCGCCTGCGGCAGCGGATTTCGGCGGTCTTCGCGCTGGCGATCTCGGAAGGCGCAGCCTCGGCCGATCCGGCGGCGATCGTCGGCCGCGCCATGCATGCGCCCGAAGCGCGAGGCCGGCAGCCGGCATTGCTCAACCTTGACCAATGTCGCGCGCTGCTGGTCGACTGCGATCGCGCCGGCGGCAGCTTCGACATCAAAGCCGCGTCGCGGTTCCTGGCGCTCACGGCGGTTCGCCTTGGTGCGCTGCGCGGCGCCCGGTGGGATGAATTCGAGGGGCTCGACGGCGCGGATGCGCTCTGGCGTGTGCCCGCGGCGCGTATGAAGCTGCGGCGCGCCAATAAGGCCGATTCCCAATTCGACCATATCGTTCCACTCGCGCCCGCCGCGGTCGCCATCCTCAACGATTTGCCGGGCGATCGGAAAGGCCTCGTCTTTCGCGGACGCAGCGGCAGGATCGGGGAGGGCGCGATCGGGGCGCTTTATGCGCGGGCGGGCTATCGCGGCCGCCATGTGCCGCATGGCTGGCGGGCCAGTTTCTCGACGATTCTCAACGAGCGGTTTCCGAAGGATCGAGACGCGATCGATCTGTCGCTGGCGCATGCGCCGTCGAACAAGGTCGAGGCGGCGTATAACCGCTCTGTGCAGATCGCGCGTCGCCGGCGATTGTTCGATGCCTGGGCCTCGATGCTGCTCGACGGCGCAACCTGA
- the moaA gene encoding GTP 3',8-cyclase MoaA, giving the protein MACAPTLVDAHGRRISYLRVSVTDRCDLRCRYCMAENMTFLPRSEILSLEELALIAERFIARGTTKIRLSGGEPLVRRDVMQLIDRLGDSLGSGLDEVTMTSNGTQLRKHADALVAAGMRRINISLDSRDPDTFRHITRLGDVAPVIDGIAAAQEAGLRVKINMVALKGLNDREIASMLRWCVEQNLDLTLIETMPLGAVEADRADHFLPLTAVMDALQGQFDLERDDHRSGGPARYWRVAGTGTRLGLISPLTANFCDGCNRVRLTTEGKLYLCLGHEEHVDLKQAIREGGLDAVDEALDRALLVKPARHDFSVERGAAPAVSRHMSVTGG; this is encoded by the coding sequence ATGGCATGCGCCCCCACCCTGGTCGACGCTCATGGCCGCCGGATCAGCTATCTGCGCGTTTCGGTGACGGATCGCTGCGACCTGCGCTGTCGCTATTGCATGGCGGAGAACATGACCTTCCTGCCGCGCAGCGAGATATTGAGCCTGGAAGAGCTCGCGCTGATCGCCGAACGCTTCATCGCGCGGGGCACGACCAAGATCCGCCTGTCGGGCGGCGAACCGCTGGTGCGGCGCGATGTGATGCAGCTGATCGACCGGCTGGGCGACAGCCTGGGCAGCGGCCTGGACGAAGTGACGATGACTTCGAACGGGACACAGTTGCGCAAGCATGCCGATGCGCTGGTCGCGGCGGGAATGCGTCGCATCAACATCAGCCTCGACAGCCGCGATCCCGACACGTTCCGCCACATCACCCGGCTGGGCGATGTCGCACCGGTGATCGACGGCATCGCCGCCGCGCAGGAAGCGGGACTGCGCGTGAAGATCAACATGGTCGCGCTGAAGGGGCTGAACGACCGCGAGATCGCGTCGATGCTGCGCTGGTGCGTCGAGCAGAACCTTGACCTGACACTGATCGAAACGATGCCGCTGGGCGCCGTGGAGGCCGATCGCGCCGACCATTTCCTGCCGCTGACCGCCGTCATGGACGCGTTGCAGGGGCAATTCGATCTGGAGCGGGACGATCATCGCAGCGGCGGCCCGGCGCGCTACTGGCGCGTCGCGGGCACCGGAACGCGGCTCGGGCTCATCTCACCGCTCACCGCCAATTTCTGCGACGGCTGCAATCGCGTACGGCTGACCACCGAGGGAAAGCTCTATCTCTGTCTCGGCCATGAGGAGCATGTCGATTTGAAGCAGGCTATCCGCGAAGGCGGGCTGGACGCAGTCGACGAAGCGCTCGACCGCGCGCTGCTGGTAAAGCCCGCACGCCATGATTTCAGCGTCGAACGCGGCGCGGCCCCGGCCGTTTCGCGCCATATGAGCGTCACCGGCGGATGA
- a CDS encoding tyrosine-type recombinase/integrase encodes MLTDRECRSAKPREKPYKLGDAGGLYLYVTPAGAKSWRMKYRIAKREKRLTFGLYPEVTLQEARELRDRARKQIRDGIDPSIARKQTRAQAALSAETTFRAIAEEWHATYKSGWNARYARQILDRLENHVFPAIGSVPIAQVTAAMVLQAIRKVESSGAIEMAHRVRQHTSDVFVHGISTGRCEDDPAHVIAKALKPVPKRLWPAVRTIEDAREVLRAVEMQSAARQTKLASRLMALTAVRSGPLRNAAPSEFEGLDGPEPVWRIPAAKMKLSRERKADAGYEFVVPLSTWSAELVRGALRIAGPNAVFLFPSSRDPKKPLSDSTISAVYLDAGLRDRHVPHGWRATFSTIMNERAAVEDRERDRAIIDLMLAHVPDGVEAAYNRAAYMPRRRQLAQAWGDMLMEGLPPTAILLGNR; translated from the coding sequence ATGCTGACCGATCGGGAATGTCGGTCGGCCAAGCCGCGCGAGAAGCCGTACAAGTTAGGCGATGCGGGCGGGTTGTACCTCTATGTCACCCCCGCCGGCGCGAAGTCCTGGCGGATGAAATATCGCATTGCGAAGCGCGAGAAGCGCCTCACCTTCGGGCTGTATCCGGAAGTGACGTTGCAGGAAGCACGCGAGCTGCGCGATCGGGCGCGAAAGCAGATCCGCGACGGCATCGATCCATCGATCGCGAGAAAGCAGACGCGCGCGCAAGCCGCACTCTCGGCCGAGACCACATTCCGCGCGATCGCCGAGGAGTGGCACGCGACATACAAATCGGGCTGGAATGCCCGTTATGCGAGGCAAATCCTCGACCGGCTGGAGAACCACGTCTTCCCGGCGATCGGTTCGGTTCCGATCGCCCAGGTCACGGCGGCGATGGTGCTGCAGGCGATCCGCAAGGTGGAAAGTTCCGGCGCGATCGAAATGGCGCATCGCGTGCGCCAGCATACCTCCGACGTGTTCGTTCACGGAATTTCGACGGGGCGATGCGAGGACGACCCAGCGCATGTGATCGCCAAGGCGCTCAAGCCGGTTCCGAAACGGCTCTGGCCCGCGGTACGGACGATCGAGGACGCGCGCGAGGTCCTGCGGGCAGTCGAAATGCAGTCGGCGGCGCGACAGACCAAACTCGCTTCGCGCCTTATGGCATTGACCGCCGTCCGGTCGGGGCCCCTTCGCAATGCTGCGCCGAGCGAATTCGAGGGGCTGGACGGGCCGGAACCGGTCTGGCGCATTCCCGCCGCGAAGATGAAGCTTTCGCGCGAGCGCAAGGCGGACGCCGGTTACGAGTTCGTCGTTCCGCTGTCGACCTGGTCGGCCGAGCTGGTCCGCGGCGCGCTCCGTATCGCGGGCCCGAACGCTGTCTTTCTCTTCCCCTCGTCACGCGATCCGAAGAAACCACTCAGCGATTCGACGATCAGCGCGGTATATCTCGATGCCGGACTGCGCGATCGGCATGTCCCGCACGGATGGCGCGCGACCTTTTCGACGATCATGAACGAACGCGCCGCGGTGGAAGACCGCGAACGCGATCGCGCAATTATCGATCTGATGCTCGCTCATGTTCCAGATGGCGTCGAGGCGGCCTACAATCGCGCGGCCTATATGCCGCGCAGGCGCCAGCTGGCGCAGGCCTGGGGGGACATGCTGATGGAAGGGCTGCCGCCTACCGCAATATTGCTCGGCAATCGCTGA
- a CDS encoding GGDEF domain-containing phosphodiesterase, which yields MNDRDPAAPVGAPLFLLSFRQRDELGAVAANAGWRVVGARRAEGAARRFLASGAAVALVDARGALEEGLAAVGELGGVVSANGAALLVLVSRGDSARLGEFLDAGATHFLASPMREGELVQALRYAERFVARVGGWEKRETRIAEPLGWRWDPALRSLQLTPALAKLLGMPVSASPRACLERLDAEDRVLARAAFRRLSDAMPSTAFAHDLAGVGRVVEHLQYDPQTRRLHALVEPLGAAPDAGAAVREALHDARDAAGARRWIERRLGEGRRVSAMLVALDRFETINEAHGRATGDALLGSAGRRVSDAAREVLGRHAIVARMGGPEFLVAAVDAGDMAMATLRTLLDEALTRPFVTGNGVISLAVRIAMVESNPGEPAPAMLRRLSERLIDGGEARVEPLDQLAGDVQGAIDRGEIATLFQPQVAVSTGKLSGTEALARWNHPQRGEIGAETLFAAAARADMTATLSEHVQARALAAAAAWPAVLKPLRLSINVTAEDVARPGFADRLLGRIDASGFPRSRLTIEITESSIMEELGEAARLLAELRTAGCRVAIDDFGTGYSSLAYLKALPLDYLKIDKKLSQDITGSARDRIVVRGVIDMARSLGLTVIAEGVETREQLELLAKDGCQYVQGFLFAEPLDVAALTAMMEAET from the coding sequence ATGAACGACCGCGATCCCGCGGCGCCGGTGGGCGCGCCCCTGTTCCTGCTTTCCTTCCGCCAGCGCGACGAGCTGGGGGCTGTTGCCGCCAATGCCGGATGGCGGGTGGTCGGCGCACGCCGGGCTGAGGGAGCTGCGCGACGTTTTCTGGCGAGCGGGGCGGCGGTCGCGCTGGTCGATGCGCGCGGTGCGCTGGAGGAGGGGCTCGCCGCAGTAGGCGAACTGGGCGGAGTCGTCTCGGCCAATGGTGCGGCGCTGCTGGTGCTGGTCTCGCGCGGTGATTCGGCACGGCTGGGCGAATTTCTCGATGCCGGCGCGACGCATTTCCTCGCTAGCCCGATGCGCGAGGGCGAACTGGTACAGGCGTTGCGCTATGCCGAGCGCTTCGTCGCGCGGGTCGGCGGCTGGGAAAAGCGCGAAACGCGCATCGCCGAGCCGCTTGGCTGGCGCTGGGATCCGGCGTTGCGCTCGCTTCAGCTCACGCCGGCGCTGGCGAAGCTGCTCGGCATGCCGGTATCAGCCAGTCCGCGCGCGTGCCTCGAACGGCTGGATGCGGAGGATCGTGTCCTGGCAAGGGCCGCCTTTCGCAGGCTGAGCGATGCGATGCCGAGCACCGCGTTCGCACATGACCTGGCCGGAGTGGGCCGCGTGGTCGAGCATCTGCAATATGATCCGCAAACCCGGCGGTTGCATGCGCTGGTCGAGCCGCTGGGGGCCGCGCCCGATGCCGGTGCGGCGGTGCGCGAGGCGCTGCACGACGCACGCGACGCCGCCGGGGCGCGCCGCTGGATCGAACGGCGCCTGGGCGAGGGGCGTCGCGTTTCGGCGATGCTGGTCGCGCTCGACCGGTTCGAAACGATCAACGAGGCACATGGCAGAGCCACCGGCGACGCATTGCTCGGCAGCGCGGGCCGCCGCGTTTCGGATGCCGCGCGGGAAGTGCTCGGCAGGCATGCGATCGTTGCGCGCATGGGCGGGCCGGAATTCCTGGTTGCCGCCGTCGATGCCGGGGATATGGCAATGGCGACGTTGCGGACGCTGCTCGACGAAGCCCTCACGCGCCCCTTCGTTACCGGCAACGGCGTGATCTCGCTCGCTGTCCGAATCGCGATGGTCGAAAGCAACCCGGGTGAACCGGCCCCGGCCATGCTTCGTCGGTTGAGCGAGCGATTGATCGATGGCGGGGAGGCGCGCGTCGAACCGCTCGATCAGCTCGCCGGCGACGTGCAGGGCGCGATCGATCGCGGAGAGATCGCCACCCTGTTCCAGCCGCAGGTCGCGGTGTCGACGGGCAAGCTTAGCGGCACCGAGGCGCTTGCCCGGTGGAACCACCCACAGCGCGGCGAAATCGGCGCCGAGACGCTGTTCGCGGCGGCCGCCCGTGCCGACATGACGGCGACGCTTTCCGAACATGTTCAGGCGCGTGCACTGGCGGCGGCGGCGGCGTGGCCGGCGGTGCTCAAGCCGCTGCGTCTCTCGATCAACGTCACGGCGGAGGATGTCGCGCGCCCGGGCTTTGCCGATCGGCTGCTCGGGCGGATCGATGCGAGCGGCTTTCCGCGCAGCCGCCTGACGATCGAAATCACCGAAAGCAGCATCATGGAAGAGCTTGGCGAAGCCGCGCGGCTGCTCGCTGAGCTGCGCACCGCCGGATGCCGCGTCGCGATCGACGATTTCGGTACCGGCTATTCGAGCCTGGCTTATCTCAAGGCACTGCCGCTCGACTATCTGAAGATCGACAAGAAACTGTCGCAGGATATCACCGGCAGCGCGCGCGACCGGATCGTCGTGCGCGGGGTGATCGATATGGCGCGCTCGCTGGGATTGACGGTGATCGCCGAGGGGGTGGAGACGCGCGAACAGCTTGAACTGCTCGCCAAGGACGGTTGCCAATATGTGCAGGGATTTCTGTTCGCCGAGCCGCTCGACGTTGCCGCGCTCACGGCGATGATGGAGGCGGAGACGTGA
- a CDS encoding NAD kinase, producing MNKACALVASPVKSAQMAAAELHEAHDWVPLEEADMIVALGGDGFMLQTLHAMLERRRIVPVFGMNLGTVGFLMNEWRQEGLLDRLQRARPFRVSPLTMTAVTIDNEQFVLPAINEVSLLRETRQTAKIEVTINDRVVLPELVCDGLLVATPAGSTAYNLSAHGPILPLASGLLALTPISPFRPRRWRGALLPERMRIGMKVLEPAKRPVSAVADQREVRDVARVDVAIDQVRNLTLLFDPEHALDERITMEQFIA from the coding sequence ATGAACAAGGCCTGCGCGCTCGTCGCCTCCCCCGTCAAATCGGCGCAGATGGCCGCCGCCGAGCTGCACGAGGCGCATGACTGGGTTCCGCTGGAAGAAGCCGACATGATCGTCGCGCTGGGCGGTGACGGCTTCATGCTGCAGACGCTGCACGCGATGCTGGAGCGGCGGCGGATCGTGCCGGTGTTCGGCATGAACCTGGGCACGGTCGGCTTCCTGATGAACGAATGGCGGCAGGAAGGCCTGCTCGACCGGCTGCAGCGCGCGCGCCCCTTCCGCGTCTCCCCGCTGACCATGACGGCGGTGACGATCGACAACGAGCAGTTCGTGCTGCCCGCGATCAACGAAGTCTCGCTGCTGCGTGAAACGCGCCAGACCGCCAAGATCGAAGTGACGATCAATGATCGGGTCGTCCTGCCCGAGCTGGTGTGCGACGGTCTGCTGGTGGCGACGCCCGCCGGATCGACGGCGTACAATCTTTCGGCGCACGGTCCGATCCTGCCGCTCGCTTCGGGGCTGCTGGCGCTCACGCCGATCAGTCCCTTCCGCCCCCGGCGCTGGCGCGGCGCGCTGCTTCCCGAACGGATGCGGATCGGTATGAAGGTTCTGGAACCTGCCAAACGCCCGGTAAGCGCCGTCGCCGACCAGCGCGAAGTGCGCGACGTCGCGCGCGTCGACGTGGCGATCGATCAGGTGCGCAATCTCACCTTGTTGTTCGATCCCGAGCACGCGCTCGACGAGCGTATCACGATGGAGCAATTCATCGCCTGA
- a CDS encoding LexA family transcriptional regulator, producing the protein MTGRASSTPHGARPIGAFSSLLTGSTPGRESRARFARGDSPRSGQPVWRNSYYVGQIEERIWRPINGGTKRGGKRWTAAMLKAARSFERRTRAERQQVEPGTRNGKLGEIGIAVLEYLYQTVDYSTGRLEPAIRTIAEAIGHSYAAVHAALKRLREHRFLSWTRRSEPIEDPQPGGPLVRQASNAYALLCPPAMKNWLSRLLGKAPTPECERDRRARENAAFELMLAEMTQVERHDVTWTGDAFLGETLRSLAAAVDAREKQERESSGNDETGGL; encoded by the coding sequence ATGACGGGGCGCGCATCATCGACACCGCACGGCGCCCGGCCGATCGGCGCCTTTTCCTCGCTGCTTACCGGGTCGACGCCCGGCAGGGAGAGCCGCGCGCGCTTCGCTCGGGGCGATAGCCCTCGATCGGGGCAACCGGTCTGGCGCAACAGCTATTATGTCGGGCAGATCGAGGAGCGCATCTGGCGGCCGATAAACGGCGGCACGAAGCGCGGCGGCAAACGGTGGACGGCGGCAATGCTCAAGGCGGCGCGCAGTTTCGAGCGCCGGACGCGCGCGGAACGGCAACAGGTCGAACCCGGCACGCGCAACGGAAAGCTCGGCGAAATAGGAATCGCGGTGCTCGAATATCTCTATCAGACCGTCGATTATTCGACCGGCAGACTGGAACCGGCGATCCGCACCATCGCCGAGGCGATCGGCCACTCCTATGCCGCCGTACACGCGGCCCTGAAACGTCTGCGCGAACACCGCTTTCTGAGCTGGACGCGCCGCAGCGAACCGATCGAGGATCCGCAGCCCGGAGGCCCACTCGTCCGCCAGGCAAGCAACGCCTATGCCCTGCTTTGCCCGCCGGCGATGAAGAACTGGCTTTCTCGCCTGCTCGGCAAGGCGCCCACGCCCGAATGTGAACGCGACCGCCGCGCTCGCGAAAACGCGGCCTTCGAGCTGATGCTGGCGGAGATGACGCAGGTCGAGCGCCATGACGTGACCTGGACCGGCGACGCCTTTCTCGGCGAAACGCTGCGGAGCCTCGCCGCCGCGGTCGACGCGCGCGAGAAGCAGGAGCGCGAATCTTCCGGAAACGATGAAACCGGGGGTCTATGA